A segment of the Pseudoalteromonas sp. DL-6 genome:
GTTGTTTCCCGTGATAACTCCTATGTTTTGGGTAATGGTTCAATATCTGGAGTAGATATAAATAAGTTCAATTCTTCAAGTGAATTGAAAACTAAAAACAGGATAAAGCTAGGTTTACTAAATTCTGATTTTGTATTTTTATTTTTAGGTAGAATAAATAAAGATAAGGGAATATTAGAGTTAGTTAAAGCTTTTAAGCAGTTATCGTTAGAGAAAAAGGGGGAGCAGCTGAAGCTTCTTTTGGTTGGTCCTGATGAAGAAGCAATACTACACGATATCAATGACGATAATATTATAAAGCAAGGCTTTACTAGTTCGCCAGAAAAGTATATGGCTTGTGCTGATGTGTTTTGCCTACCTAGTTATAGGGAAGGGTTTGGGAGTGTTATTATAGAGGCAGCATCAGCTGGAGTACCATGTATAGCTTCAAATATATATGGGATTACAGATGCAATTGATAATGGAGTTACAGGAATGTTACATCCAGTCAAAGATGAAGTTGCTATAATGAACTGCATGAAACTAATGATAGAAAATAAAGAGCTAAAAGAAAGTATGGGTAAAGCCGCAAGAACAAGAGCTGTTCAGTAT
Coding sequences within it:
- a CDS encoding glycosyltransferase family 4 protein, which codes for MKKLVFVVSTPITASSFLLNHFTKLSERYDIYLIANFSKESIMNNSFGKVTLIDAPIERKVSIGNDLKGLFALCKIFKEHDFHIVHSITPKAGLLAMLASTFTGKKNRYHTFTGQVWVNYKGLKRHFFKILDKIIAACATKVMVDSPSQKDFLVKEKVVSRDNSYVLGNGSISGVDINKFNSSSELKTKNRIKLGLLNSDFVFLFLGRINKDKGILELVKAFKQLSLEKKGEQLKLLLVGPDEEAILHDINDDNIIKQGFTSSPEKYMACADVFCLPSYREGFGSVIIEAASAGVPCIASNIYGITDAIDNGVTGMLHPVKDEVAIMNCMKLMIENKELKESMGKAARTRAVQYFSQDIITDALDEFYLENSLD